The DNA window CTCAGTCATCAAGAGTCCTCACCTCTGTGGCTTTCTAGTTTTGGTGTCTTTTCTGATTAGCCTCTTTGAATCCCAACTGCACAATTTGATTGCATTACAGATTACCTGCTTCAAAGGTGTGGAAATTGCAAATTTTTACTGtgatccctctcaggtcctcaggGATCTTTTTCTCATACTATAAAATTGTTTCCTCTATTTTGAACATCCCATCTTGGGGTGGGAAATAtaaagccttctccacctgtgggtCTCACCTCTCCACTGTTTTCTTATTTTATGGAACAGGCCTTGGGGTGTACCTGGGCAATGCTGTGTCTCATTCTTCTAGAAAGGGTGCAGTGGCCTCAGTGATGTACACAGCTGTCACTCTCATGCTCAACCCCTTTATCTATAGTCTGAGGAATAGAGACATTAATAACACCCTGAAAAGGCTTTGTAATAGCATATTCTAACCTCCTGTTCACTGACATCCATTTGACATGTAGTTTGGCAAAGCAAATACATAACATCAACACCTATAAATCCTGCCTTTTGGGTCAGATTATGTTTTgtaatatatttagttttctatGTTTCATACTGGAATGGTGGTCatcagtgttggggtatattgttAATGAGGAGGTTTAAAAATGCTTATGAAGTGTCAGTTTGGGAAGATGAAGAGTGATAGGTCAGTGGTGGTGACTTAGAACAAACCAGCTGCACATGAAAGAAACATCAATCAGGTGCCCACAGTAACTCCTGTCAATCAGTGGGATATCCAGActaatgcctgtcaatcagcaggaccccctggccaatcctggagttcagccaactcccctgaccaactaCAATGGGTCAAGGGACCctaaaaacaccttttcctgtcccaagcccttcccttcctgctgtaagccccataaaagtccagtcgCGGTAGAGCTTCCACGTGATCCTTctcctgtcccctctgtgggtctgatcaAGTTCCGCCCTGGAGTGAGCCTCAAATAAAGCCTCTTCTGTGgcctttttaaatctgcctcctttggtcgCTGTCTGCCTCCCCTGATTTTACAAAGAGTTCTGGTGACGTTGCATGGTGATATTTTTGCAATAATATGAGTGTAATTGATGTCACTGTGAATGGTCAAAATTGTAATTTTCATGTGTATATTTTGCCACAACTGGAAATGTGAACATAAtggatctttaattttttttataaaggaaGAAAACCAGTGACTATTAAGCACCAGTGTGCTCCCAAGTAGAGAAAAACTCCAAAACCTTTTGTGgatgttcatttttcttttcctttctctacTAATATTAGGAAGTTCTTAACAATTAGATTGGCTTGTTCCAATTTGCATAGTTTTGAGCTCTGTTCATTGAGCATGCAGTTATGTATCAGTAAAAAATCAGCCTGTGCCTCCAAATTTCAGTTGGATGGTTCTGATTCTGTGGACTTCATACCTGTTTCTTCTCCCATGaggaagatcctgtctcaattTGCACTCATACCAATTGTGGACATTACTTGAGCTGCCATTGGAACTTGGCAGGGGAGGGACATCAGACCTGCAGTCCTTGGTCATGAACCAGGAGAAATGCAGTGGAACTGAGTCAATGCTGCAGGGGATGATGGAGATGTCAGAAGCACTATTTCTTCACATGGCATCGACCATAATCACTGCGTCTTCAAAAAATTTGGTGCCTTGAATTTGCATTTCCATCCCTTTTCCATAGAACTAAAGTAAGTTAAACTGGACACCTGGGCTCTATAATTCTGCTTCATAGCCCCTAAAATTCATTTGTTCAAAGATCATGGCAGAGATATTTATGGGCATATAATGAAAATGTGGCACAAAGATAAAGGTGTATTCATGAATAAGACTAAGgcacattttaaaattcacataACTCTAAACTCCAGTGCTTTTGGggattctttatttgaaaataCCAAAATGATCCAATATTTATCAAGTTCCAGACTTACATTGGGTGCCATGCCTGGTATAGAGATGGGCAGTGCTCTCCCCATTTTCATTAAACATATGAGCACAGAGTGGTGGGGAGATTTAACATTTCCAGTGGGTCAATGATATGAGAGTAAAATATTCACTTCCCAAAGGGCTATGTCTTCAGGAGCCAAATAGAAATATTGCTCAAGATTAAATTTCTTGGTGATTTATCATGGAAGGATGATTACTAAACAGACTGAAGAGATATGTCAATTGTATAACTTCATAATAAGAGAAAATAGTTGATAaagctgttttttaaaatttggacaACAAATATATTCTTAGTAGTAAAATTAAATATGCATCAATTATTGGAAGTCAAATAAATATCTCCACTTACCTATAAATGAAAATTTCATTTGTCTGATATGGAGAGAGACATTAGAAGTTCTAAAGGATCATTGTAATACTACACTGAAAATTTAAATCATTTCCCTCCATCAATTTAGATACTGTGCATCAGTTAAAGCATTTAGTATAAAGAAATGTACTTTAAAGACAGAGTTAAATCTACATATTGATGTAAACCAGCACatctcagggaaagaggcatttgtTGTGGGTTGGGAGAAATGAGGGGCTTTTAAATGGATATAAAGTTTCAGTCTGGGAAATTATCCTGGAGATgaatggtggtgatggttgtaGGACCACATGAACGTAGTTAATGCCACTGAACTATGTACTtgacaatttatatatatatatatatatatatatatatatatatatatatatgtgaattttgcaagaaaaatagaagtaaaaattaaatgaatatcAAAAGAAATGAAAGTCAGAAATTATGCAcacgtttcctcttcagtagaggATGAGTGAAAAACTTCTGtgctttcttttcctcttcctccatTCATATTGTGAAGTCCTTAGATTTTGTGATAACATGGATTAGGTTGGCTAATTATGAGCTCTGTGCACAATAATGTGAAGATAGTTAATGTCATCAAAGCATGCACTGGATATGGTTAAACTGGTAGGTGTCTTGTTCTGTATATTTtacctaaataaaaaatgaacataaaaaagcagataatttttttaaaaaatagacatgAATATTGTATGACCTACAAGTATCTCCTAAGTAATGGGAGGCTCCAAAACATCTGTGGATATTCATTTTCACTTCTTCCTTCTCTGTGAATATTAGGCAGTCCTTAGAGATTGGGAGGCCATGGACCAATTTGGCTAATGATGAGCTCTGTATATTGAGCTTCCAAGGTCAAACAGGAGTCAATAAATATCCTGAGCGTGCAGCCCTTGGATTTGATGGTTCTGGTTCAGGGAgctccaagtttctttctcctcctaTGACTGCCTGCACCAGGAAGCTCCTGCAGcacactgtgtccattggaatccTGAGGACAGAGCCCTGACTTTCCCTGGGCAGCAGAATGGAAGGCTCTCCAGATCAGCACTTTTTGGTCACTACCCAGTAGAGAAGCATCATGGCCCAGTAAGTGGAGAGAGAGCCCCTGGAAGAAGGACAGGCCTTGGAACTATGAATCTCTCATTACGATGACAGAAATGACAGTTTGGTAGCAGATGGCAGGACAGTAATATGCAAAGTTTCAGTTGTGGGGACTGTGAATGATTTCATTTATGATGTGTATCTGGAGGGAAAAAAAGTCTCAATTCTGATTACTCAGGGCTATGCTTTGCCTGGTACAGAAGAGGCATCAAAAATATGTTAGCCATTGAATTGCCCAATCCTTCATTCACAAAATATCTAAAGTTAGGTTTTTTACACATATGGGGCTCTCCTGTCTGTACTTTTATACTTTTCAGAAAGGTCTCATAAAAGTAGAGAGAATTTAAAATAACATCTTGCTGTATCCATGTCATGGACACATGGATGCTTTCTTTTCATGGAATATGATCTACCTcatccaaattttaaaatgacTATGGCAGAAATTTTCATGAGTAGGAAACTGGGAAAAGAAAGTGAAGCCGAAGGATTAGGGTTGCTCTGCTGTTTGGAGTGAGACACATTTCAGTTCCACAGCCTTCCAAGTTGGCATTTCACAGTTGCATTCATCAATGACATCAACACTTCTATAATGGTGGGATTCTTAATTTATTAATAGAaacacaaggaccaagtgtttattgaATTCCAGGCATCCATTAGGTACCACACCTGTCGCAGAGAAGGGTGTTGTTCTCCTTATTTCCATTTAAGCAGTATGAGTACAGAGAAGGGGAGAGATTTACACACATTCTGCAGACAGAAGCAGGACAATGATAAGAGACTAAGAGTGTTGATTTCCTGACTTCCATCCCAGGGTACCATCTTCTActggagaaaacagaaaatgttATTCCTATACAAGATAAAATTTCATTGGAAGAtatcaaggagagaatattactaGACAGACTACAGGGCCATTTTGATGGTATATTTTAAGATTAAGAAGATGTAAGTTTAATAACCTATTTTCTTATTGGAACACAAATGTAGGTGATTCATAGTAATAATATGGAACATgcatgattgtggaagtcaaacaataaccctTTCAACATACTATAGAGAGATTTTCATTTGTGTGAAATGGAGACAGGCCTAAGAATTTTGAAAGAATTCTCTTAATAATAAGTGTAAAATTAAATGATTTTCATCCTTCAGTACATCAGATGAAGACATTCAAGAAGATGTACGTACTTCACATAGTCTTACAACCACTTGTTGGTGTAAAGTAGCACATCTTGGGGATACTAGGCATTTTGTCACAAACTACATAGATGACCTTTAGGTGAGTTCCAAAGATTCTTAGGAAAACTTATAATGGATACATAAATCAACAATTATATAGACTACTGAGAGGAAATTATGCTCACCAAATTCATGAGAGTAGTTGTGTCTGGGACACAGGTATGCAGGAGAATTGAATCCTGCAGAGACACCAAGAACTGAAATACCATAGGCAGGAATTAAGGTTTCTATGAAATGTTAGTTCTGATGCCAAGATCAtcagatatttatattttaatacatgtgatgaatgttATTGACAATAAGAATAGTTAATATTCATGGATCATATTTTAGGTGCCAAGAAGTATTCTAAGTATTTTTGATATAAGAAAATACCAGCAATATCTTCAACTCTAGATGCTGATTAACCTGATTTTGGCCTGAGATCAAATTATTGGAATATACATAGGTAAATATATTAATTAACAATACTAAGAATCACTAGTTACTTTATTTaggagattattttttaaaactctctTACAACAACCATAGGAGGTAGGtaattattatctccattttgcagatgatgATTCAGCCTGTtgtgttttctttccttcctgttcTCTTATCTTTTGCATTTTCCCAATTAAATCTTAGATCTGACAATGTAATGAACCCAAGTTTTCTTCATGTAGCTGAAGGAAGGGGATTGCAATTCATGCATCATGAGAGATTGGTGTGAAAATCTATTAAGTAGAATTAAGAAGGTGGGGACTCAATTATGAGCTTTGGATCTTTCCTTGGTTCTGAAGTCCTACACTAAGAATGTGAAAGCTTTTGATCAGAAAAATAATGAAGTGATACTAGCAAGCTAGATGGAATGAagaatcaagaaaaagaaaaagggtgaAGGGCTACTTTATATACCTTTTGTTTTTTTACTGATACTGTTTGAAATTTTTACAGACAAACCTGTACAAagttaaactttatttttttagttgaagaAGAACACAatatctatctttctttctttcttctttatttttatgtgatgctgaggatcgaacccaatgcctcacaagtgtgaggcaagggctctaccattaagctagaGCCCCAGCCCTGAAGTTAAGCTCTTTGAAGACATTTAGtatcaatttcttttttaaaaaaataattgagaGGTGATTTGTGTTCTAATGTCAAATTTGTTGTCAGTGACACCATTAATAATATACATTCAACCAAGttgatttatcaaaatttgaagccaggcaaatacaaggatatttgttttatattacatgatttttaaaGGACAAAATTAAATCCACGAAGGACAGAAGTGAGATGGTCAAAGAAGGATGAAACTCATAGAAGATAAGGAGCCCACAATGTTTTCTGATTGTGAACCACTGACCTTAGTTAACTTATCAGATTATACAATTCTTGCACAGTATTTTAAATCTTGTAAGTCAAAGGATTTTGTATGAAGGACTTCAGACAAAATGAGGAATACTGCActgtttgtattttcttttttgggggaaaggtactggtgattgaacttagggacactcaattactgagccatatcccatttttttttttttgagacagggtctctctgagttgcttaggacctcactaaattgctgaggctggctttgaactcacaattctcctgcctcagcctcctgagctgctgggattacaggcatgtgccatcacagcCAGTTTGCACTGCTTCTTAGTATCCTTATTGAGAATATTTTTTTATGATAAGGAaggttattactattttttttcttaagggaGTTGGCTATATTTTATTGCAATCCTAGAATGTTCTCTTTAGTGCTTCTCATTTTCTAACAAGGTCAGTTGAATATCTTGAAAGTTGGTGTGCATTGAAATAGGTAGATAACACATAAAGCAATAATGAAAAAGActacaaatattatatttttcacAACCAAGAAGCAGTGCTGATGGTCTGTGGACCTCAAATGTGACTACTTTAGATATGAATACTTGAATTTGAAGTATATAGAATGTAGGTGCCCATTTATGTATTTCATTTCTCCCATCCTTTCTTATTTACAAAATGTGTCCTAGCAATATAGAGCCACAAAATCTAACACGTGTCTCAGAATTTCAACTCCTGAGCCTCTCAGAGGAACCAGACCTGCAACCCATTCTCTTTGgactgttcctgtccatgtaccTGGTCACAGTGCTTGGGAACCTGCTCATTATCCTGGCTGTCAGTTCTGACTCccacctccacacccccatgtacttcttcctctccaacctgtccttggCTGACATTGGTTTCATCTCCAGCATGGTCCCAAAGATGATTGTGAACATCCAAACTCACAGCAAAGCCATTTCCTATGTGGGTTGCCTGACACAGATGTCTGTTTTTCTCATTTTTGGATGCATGGATGACCTGCTTCTGACTGTGATGGCCTATGACAGCTTTGTGGCCATCTGCCACCCTTTGAACTACTCAGTCAATATTAACCCTCGCCTCTGTGGCTTCCTAGTTTTGCTATCTCTTTTAATTAGCCTTTTGGACTCCCAGCTGCAAAACTTGAGTGTCTTAAACTTTTCCTACTTCAAGGATGTAGAAATTTCCAATTTCTTCTGTGACCCTTCTCAACTCCTTAATCTTACCTGTCGTGAAACTTCCTCCAGTACCATTGTCAAATGCTTTGTTTTTGCCATATTTGGTTTTGTTCCCATTGCAGGGATCTTTTTCtcttattataaaattattttctctattCTGAGGATCTCATCCTCCAGTGGGAAATacaaagccttctccacctgtgggtCTCACCTGGCTGTTGTCTGTGTATTTTATGGAACTTCCCTTGGAGTGTACCTTGGCTCAGCTGTGTCATATTCTCCCAGAAAGGGTGCAGTGGCCTCAGTGATGTGCACAGTGGTCACAcccatgctgaaccccttcatctaTAGCTTACAGAATAGGGACTTAAAATGCTCCCTGGGGAGGCTGTGCAGTAGCTTGGTGTGATCACAGAATCTGTGGCATCTAACTGCAGTGTATGTTGAAAAATGCAGCAAAATTAAACACGTAATCTGGTCAATCTTGTTTCCTCACTAACCTATTTTGTGtagtttaatgcctttaatttttcgtCTTGTTTCAGGGTGGCATAATGGTATCTGAGCATTGAGGAGGGAGATACGGGAGTGGTTAAAAGGGATACAAATATTCAGCTTGGGAATATGAAAAATTTCTGGAGATGGATGGCGATGATAATTGCAGAACAATGTGGAAGTAATTAATACCACTAAGCTGTGAACTTGACAACAgtgaaaatgtaatttttttaactttaaactgTACAGTAATATCAATGGAAATAGAAAGTAAATGATCCTTCAAAGAAATGAATAGAGTGAATAATATAGATGAGTTTCCTCTTCCCATAGAGGAAACACTGAGAAACATTGGTGCACATTAATTTTTTCCTCTTGTTCCTGCTCTTGGTAAATCCCTATATACTGGGATTTTAGGGAACGAACAGGTTCTATCTATTGAACCTTCAATGTCATGATTGTCAATAAATAGTCTGTTCCTCCAGTCCTTCAATTTGAAGTCTCAATTCCAGGGTACTCCAACAGACAGACATGCATTTCAGGTACCACATGTGAGAATAATAATATGCCACATTTCACTTATGAGGAATatgggtatgtatgtatgtggtggCAGACATATCTCCATGTTTGGTTTCCCCCCGATACGTAGTGTACTCCCCATACACTATCACCCAGGATAGCAGGAAATATGCCCCTTTAGACTATTTTCTAAGCACTCCAAAAGGGTCATGAAGGTGTTGATGGTGATGAAGATGAGGGTAATACCCATAATATTGCCAGTCCTTATTGAGAGACTCCCAAAGTCCAGGCTTTGAGCTACATGTTCTTTGTAGGTAGTTTGAATTCATCTGTAAGGTCTTCTACAAGATATAAGTGCCACCATATTTTATTTTAGGGAACACAAAGAGCCCGTTTTTATATAACTTGTGTTAGGTGTGTAGGTTGAATGAGCTTAACCCATGTTTGAATTGAGCTGAGAAGAGACACAGGATATCTGGCTGGACAGTCCTGCCAGGCTGTCTCCTTTGCCACCCAAACATTCATTTCACTTTCCTGTCACTGTTTACTTCCTTTGGGGATTTCTGGCAGATTGTAGGGCAGAGTCTTCTCCACCTGTGGGTCTCACCTCTCAGTTGTTtgcttattttataaaacaagtaTTGGCTAGTGCCTTGCATCAGCTGTATCAACCCCCCACCCAGAACAACAGCTGTGTTCTCTTTGATGTGCACTATGGTCATCCCTATGAGAAATTGCCTTACTGTAGAATGAGGAACAGGAACATTAAGAATGTCTTACAGAGACTGCAGAACACAGCAATGTAGTCTCAATATCAGTTCCATCAATTTTGTAGTTTGGGTTGAAAAAAATAATCATCTGGACCTGGAAAGCCAACCGTTTTGTTCACATTACTTTTGTAGCTTCATAACTTGGCTTTCACTCCATGTTTCATATCTAAAAATTGCTTCCTTTGTTTTGTCGATATTGGAATTGTGTGAGCATTTGAAATCCTTTTCATCGTAAACATCATGACTAAATCAGTATATCCAGGTAGCCTCTGTAATTTCTGAGCAATGACAGTGGTTTCCAGGTAAAATGAGTAGAGacacagaatatctggctggagatatatatatattataatatcccCTTTCAAAGTTCAttcatgttttctttaaaaattgctTTGCTTCTCACATACCTATATAGGCAAGTGATGCCCAGAGGCTACCTTGCTAGTCAAGGCTGGTTTTGTTGGAATCACCTGGTGAGTCTATAGAAAGATCTGGTATAGAGGAGAGGCAGGTGTGCCCATCTGCCAGGTGTTCTGCAGGGAAATCTGACTGAGAGGCTACTGGCTTGATGGATAGAGGGGCCATACTGGAAAGCAGAGGGACATCTCCACCATCTTGGGGGTGCTTAGAGACCAATGTCTTGAAAATGGAATGGGCCTGGCCCTTTTGGGTCTGTCACCTACTTACTTCCACCAACAGAAGCCACCTGCCATATTCTGAGCTTCCCCGTGTGTTCCTGTAGAAAGGAACTAGAGAGGCCTCTTTCCATCATTCTGAAAGGAATCAAATCCTCCTTGTGACCAGTTAAGTTGTCTTAAAACCAGATCTTCTCCAGTTGAGCCATGAGATGGCTGCAACCCTGGTTGGCCCTTTGGTTAGATACTTGTTGTGGAATATTTGGAGGGAGTAGAAACTTAACAATGACCATGTAAAGATCAGGAATTTATACTATACCAACACATATCACTTTGAAAAAATCTAGAATTGGTTGTTATCTATACTGTCATAAAACATAAAGGGAGGGGTCAGGGGTTTAGCAAGGGaagtgaaatgtgatggacatcattatccaaagtacgtatatgaagactcgaattaggtgtcaacatactttatatataaacagagatataaatattttgtggtatatatgtgtaatgagaattgtaatacaaaaaaaaaagtacatgtataaaggcatgaattggtgtgaacatactctatttacaaagatatgaaaaaattatgctctatatgtgtaataagaattgtaatgtattctgctgtcctgtgtttaaaaaaataagatcaataaaactaaaaaaaaaccccATAAGTCACAATGCCCCAAATCCCAAACCACAGTAgtttgaagaataaaataaaaatctctttagagacaaaaataaaatctgaattGCACAAACAAAATTTCCTCAGCTTCTTTTTATAGATCGGATAATTTTCCTTTGTTTACATAATTCATTCAAAACATTTGCAGAAGAAAAAGACACAGgttgatttttttcaaataataataaaacaacaaaGAAAGGATTTTACTACAAAATAGTATGATATGTTTACCCTTATTTCGACATTacactatatgtgtgtgtgtgtgtgtgtgtgtgtgtttgtgtgtgtgtatcaaaacatcatattttaacccataaatatgtaaattttgtgtgtcaattaaaaaaagaaagtggaaTTTTATATTACCATCTCTGAAACTTTGTAATGAAAATGCAGAGTACAATCAAGGTTCCTGATGAGAAGAGAAAACCCTGACTATTAAAAGATCATttgcttttttcttctatttctatgaatgCAAATAAATTATATTCCTCCTTTAAAAGATATGGATTGAGCCAGATATAGTGGTACATAtgagtaattccagctactctggaggctaggcaggaggatagcaaatttgaagccagtctatgagtccctgtctcaaaaaaatagggTTTGGAGATGTATCTCAGTGCTAGACACTTTTCTAACAtgttcaaggtcctgggttcagtccacagcaacacacacacaatatagtttggctgaatggataaaaagaaacataTAAACTGGCTGGATGGACAACCCTCTTCCAAAACCAAAGAATCTCATCTTACTGGTATAGACACAAGAGATTGAGCTGGGTatgttggcacacacctgtaatcccagggacttgggaggctaaggtaggaggattacaagttcaaagccagcctcagcatcttagtgaggctctaagcaatttagggagacctggTCTTaagttaaaaagagctggggatgtggctcagtggttatgtgctTCTGGGTTTATCCATTGAAAAGACACAAGAGATTGAAAAGGAAGTGGAAGGAAAAGCTATCCCACACCCATATAAGCTGAGGGTACACAAGACTAATTATACTCATGTCAGATAAAAGAGTCATTAAGCCAAAAACTGTAAGAAGAGACAAGGAAGGCCATTCTATTATGATGGAAGAATCAACTCAGCAAATGATCAATGATTCATAAATAAAAAGACAGCCAACACAGCACCacccaaaaataaaaagcaaatattatat is part of the Callospermophilus lateralis isolate mCalLat2 chromosome 1, mCalLat2.hap1, whole genome shotgun sequence genome and encodes:
- the LOC143400864 gene encoding olfactory receptor 7E178-like, which codes for MCPSNIEPQNLTRVSEFQLLSLSEEPDLQPILFGLFLSMYLVTVLGNLLIILAVSSDSHLHTPMYFFLSNLSLADIGFISSMVPKMIVNIQTHSKAISYVGCLTQMSVFLIFGCMDDLLLTVMAYDSFVAICHPLNYSVNINPRLCGFLVLLSLLISLLDSQLQNLSVLNFSYFKDVEISNFFCDPSQLLNLTCRETSSSTIVKCFVFAIFGFVPIAGIFFSYYKIIFSILRISSSSGKYKAFSTCGSHLAVVCVFYGTSLGVYLGSAVSYSPRKGAVASVMCTVVTPMLNPFIYSLQNRDLKCSLGRLCSSLV